Proteins encoded within one genomic window of Bacteroides sedimenti:
- a CDS encoding NAD(P)H-hydrate dehydratase, with amino-acid sequence MKIFPGIQIKQLDAYTIEQEPIASIDLMERAATALTGAIMKYRGNETPVVVFAGPGNNGGDALAVSRLLGERGYRVKAYLFNTSEHLSEDCATNRDRLLENSNVEFTEVTSKFEPPVLDKDCLVIDGLFGSGIKKALSGGFAAVVNYINASPSTVVSIDLPSGLMCEDNTYNIRNHIIRADKTLSLQLPKLSFFFAENADYLGEWELLDIGLSQKGIEETFTTWYFTEEEDIRKLIKPRKRFDHKGNYGHALLIAGSYGMAGASVLAAKACLRTGAGMVTVHAPLKNNDILQTAIPEAIVRHDAHEFCFSMPVYPDNYTAVAIGPGLGQSEETATALIEQIRLCQEPMVLDADALNILAVHRNAMNSIPRGSILTPHPKELERLVGKCESSFLRLTKARDLATTYKIFVVLKGAYTVIATPEGNCYFNPTGNPGMATAGSGDVLTGVLVSLLAQGYTSEESCKLGVYLHGMAGDMAKEKLGERGLIASDIAENLPAAWIKLTQSID; translated from the coding sequence ATGAAAATATTTCCAGGCATACAGATTAAACAGCTAGATGCTTATACCATAGAACAAGAACCTATTGCTTCCATCGACCTGATGGAAAGGGCAGCCACCGCTTTGACCGGTGCCATCATGAAATACCGCGGCAATGAAACTCCGGTGGTTGTGTTTGCCGGACCGGGCAACAACGGCGGCGACGCGCTTGCCGTATCACGATTGCTGGGCGAACGCGGTTACCGTGTAAAGGCCTACCTATTCAACACCTCCGAACATCTTTCGGAAGATTGCGCAACCAACAGAGACCGCCTGCTTGAGAACAGCAACGTGGAATTTACAGAGGTAACCAGTAAGTTCGAACCTCCTGTTCTGGATAAAGATTGTTTGGTAATCGATGGTCTTTTTGGTTCAGGAATCAAGAAAGCACTCTCCGGAGGGTTTGCCGCAGTGGTAAATTACATTAACGCATCACCCTCAACTGTAGTTTCTATCGATTTGCCATCCGGTTTAATGTGCGAAGACAACACCTATAATATCAGAAACCATATCATTCGCGCTGATAAGACGCTATCTTTACAACTTCCGAAACTATCGTTCTTTTTTGCCGAAAATGCAGATTATTTAGGCGAATGGGAGCTTCTTGATATCGGTTTAAGTCAGAAAGGAATAGAAGAAACATTTACAACCTGGTATTTTACGGAAGAAGAAGATATCCGGAAACTTATAAAACCACGCAAACGGTTCGACCACAAAGGCAACTACGGTCATGCCCTACTCATTGCCGGTTCGTATGGCATGGCAGGCGCCTCCGTGCTTGCCGCCAAAGCCTGCCTCCGCACCGGAGCGGGAATGGTTACCGTGCATGCTCCTTTAAAGAACAATGATATACTTCAGACAGCTATTCCCGAAGCTATTGTGCGGCATGACGCACACGAGTTCTGCTTCAGTATGCCTGTCTACCCGGATAACTACACCGCTGTGGCAATCGGTCCGGGACTGGGACAGTCGGAAGAGACAGCCACTGCTTTGATAGAACAAATCAGGCTTTGCCAGGAACCGATGGTGCTCGATGCCGATGCGCTGAATATCCTTGCAGTGCACCGCAATGCCATGAACTCCATCCCCCGCGGTTCAATCCTCACCCCGCATCCTAAAGAGCTGGAACGCCTGGTGGGCAAGTGCGAAAGCAGCTTCCTGCGACTAACTAAAGCGCGCGACCTGGCAACAACATACAAAATTTTCGTGGTGCTGAAGGGAGCCTATACCGTTATAGCCACCCCCGAAGGAAACTGTTACTTCAACCCCACCGGAAATCCGGGAATGGCAACAGCTGGCAGCGGCGATGTGCTTACGGGTGTACTGGTTTCTTTGCTGGCACAGGGATATACTTCCGAGGAAAGCTGCAAACTAGGGGTTTACCTGCACGGCATGGCAGGCGATATGGCTAAGGAGAAGTTGGGCGAAAGAGGGCTTATTGCAAGTGATATCGCCGAAAATCTGCCTGCAGCCTGGATAAAATTAACACAATCTATTGATTAG
- a CDS encoding peptide MFS transporter produces MSHSKGHPKGLYLIFATGTAERFSYYGMRAIFILFLTKALLMDTQLASSIYGSYTGLVYLTPLIGGYVADKFWGIRRSVFWGAIMMGIGQFLLFLSASFLKSVELSHWLMYGGLGFIIFGNGFFKPTITTLVGQLYEPGDRRLDTAYTIFYMGVNVGAFIAPLVCGYFGDTGNAEDFKWGFLIAAIGILMTIILFETQKNKYLVSPTGEQIGILPDAHKLKESEEGNNQPTISKEDAIKKALFFSGLTVVLFAVFKWVFDAEFISAGIFSACIGIPAYIIFDSSLTKIERQRILVIYIIAFFVIFFWAAYEQAGSSLTLFADRQTDRSIFGWEMPASYFQAFNPLFVVALAFVMPAVWGFLNRRNMEPSSPAKQAIGLFLLSLGYLFIAYGVKDLQPGVKVSMLWLTGLYFIHTIGEMALSPIGLSMVNRLTPVRFASLMMGVWYLSTAAANKFAGTLSGLYPEAGKAKHLFGIEIASLHDFFMVFVVMSGVSAVILFCLTKQLQKLMHGVK; encoded by the coding sequence ATGAGTCATTCAAAAGGGCATCCTAAAGGTCTCTATCTGATCTTTGCCACAGGAACCGCGGAGCGTTTCAGCTACTACGGTATGCGTGCAATCTTCATTTTGTTTTTAACCAAAGCTTTATTGATGGATACTCAGCTGGCATCTTCCATTTACGGAAGTTACACCGGGCTGGTATATTTAACTCCGCTGATTGGTGGTTACGTGGCAGACAAGTTCTGGGGCATCAGACGATCTGTGTTCTGGGGAGCGATAATGATGGGGATAGGGCAGTTCCTGCTGTTCCTGAGTGCTTCGTTCTTGAAATCGGTTGAGCTTTCGCACTGGCTGATGTATGGCGGATTAGGATTTATCATATTTGGTAACGGTTTCTTTAAGCCGACTATCACTACCCTGGTGGGACAGCTGTACGAACCTGGCGACAGGCGTCTGGATACGGCTTACACCATCTTCTATATGGGTGTGAATGTGGGTGCCTTCATTGCGCCGCTGGTTTGCGGTTATTTCGGTGATACCGGTAATGCGGAAGACTTTAAATGGGGATTCCTGATTGCGGCAATCGGTATTCTGATGACAATTATCTTATTCGAAACTCAGAAGAACAAATACCTCGTTTCTCCTACCGGAGAGCAGATTGGTATTCTTCCCGATGCCCATAAGCTGAAGGAAAGCGAAGAGGGAAATAATCAACCTACCATCTCGAAAGAGGATGCTATCAAGAAAGCACTTTTCTTTTCGGGGCTTACAGTGGTGCTTTTTGCTGTGTTTAAATGGGTGTTCGACGCGGAATTTATCAGTGCCGGTATCTTCTCGGCATGTATCGGTATTCCGGCTTACATTATCTTCGATAGTTCTCTGACAAAAATTGAAAGACAACGTATATTGGTAATCTATATCATTGCTTTCTTCGTAATCTTCTTCTGGGCGGCTTACGAACAGGCTGGATCTTCACTAACCCTCTTTGCCGACAGACAGACGGATCGTTCTATCTTTGGATGGGAGATGCCTGCTTCTTACTTCCAGGCGTTTAACCCGCTGTTTGTAGTGGCGCTGGCTTTTGTTATGCCGGCTGTGTGGGGCTTCCTGAATAGAAGAAATATGGAACCTTCTTCTCCTGCTAAACAGGCTATTGGGCTCTTCCTTTTGTCCTTGGGATACCTGTTCATTGCTTACGGCGTGAAGGATTTGCAACCGGGTGTAAAGGTGAGTATGCTTTGGCTTACAGGTCTTTACTTTATCCATACAATAGGCGAGATGGCATTGTCGCCAATCGGCTTGTCAATGGTAAACCGACTTACTCCGGTACGTTTCGCTTCACTGATGATGGGGGTATGGTATCTGTCTACAGCCGCTGCCAACAAGTTTGCCGGAACGCTGAGTGGATTGTATCCTGAAGCAGGAAAAGCGAAGCATCTGTTTGGTATTGAAATTGCATCATTGCACGATTTCTTTATGGTATTCGTAGTAATGTCAGGGGTGTCGGCGGTTATACTCTTCTGCTTGACAAAGCAGTTGCAGAAACTAATGCACGGTGTAAAATAA
- the hpt gene encoding hypoxanthine phosphoribosyltransferase: MKTIQIKDKTFALSIEAESIQKEVTRVANEINRDLKDESPIFVSVLNGSFMFTADLMKQIDIPSKVTFVKLASYEGVASTGVIKEVVGLSEDIQGKTVVIVEDIVDTGLTMQRLVETLGTRNPKAIHIATLLVKPDKLQVELDIKYCAMRIPNDFIVGYGLDYDGYGRNYPDIYTIAE; the protein is encoded by the coding sequence ATGAAAACAATTCAGATAAAAGATAAAACATTTGCTCTTTCTATTGAAGCTGAGAGCATTCAGAAAGAAGTTACTCGTGTTGCGAATGAAATCAATCGTGACCTGAAAGATGAAAGTCCGATATTTGTCAGTGTACTTAACGGATCTTTTATGTTTACTGCCGATTTGATGAAGCAAATTGATATACCCAGCAAGGTTACTTTTGTGAAACTTGCTTCTTATGAGGGGGTTGCTTCTACAGGAGTTATCAAGGAGGTTGTTGGATTATCTGAGGATATTCAGGGAAAGACAGTGGTTATTGTGGAAGATATTGTTGATACAGGACTTACTATGCAACGTCTGGTTGAAACACTTGGAACACGCAACCCTAAAGCGATTCATATTGCAACTTTATTGGTAAAACCGGATAAACTGCAGGTGGAACTAGATATCAAATATTGTGCAATGCGTATCCCGAATGATTTTATTGTAGGATATGGATTGGACTACGACGGTTACGGACGTAACTATCCTGATATCTATACAATAGCTGAATAA
- a CDS encoding adenylate kinase — protein sequence MLNIVIFGAPGSGKGTQSERIIEKFGLNHISTGDVLRAEIKNETALGKTAKGYIDQGQLLPDELIINILASVLDGMKESKGVIFDGFPRTIPQAEALKVMLNERGQDVSVMLDLDVPEEELVTRLLKRGEECGRADDNMETIKKRLLVYNTQTSPLKEYYKKEGKYQYIKGLGTMEGIFSDIVSAVESL from the coding sequence ATGTTGAACATTGTTATTTTTGGTGCTCCGGGTTCAGGAAAAGGAACACAAAGTGAACGTATTATTGAAAAATTTGGTTTGAACCATATCTCAACCGGAGATGTGCTTCGTGCAGAAATCAAGAACGAAACAGCGCTGGGTAAAACAGCTAAAGGATATATTGACCAAGGACAATTGCTTCCTGATGAACTGATTATCAATATTCTTGCAAGTGTATTGGATGGCATGAAAGAAAGCAAAGGGGTTATCTTTGACGGATTTCCAAGAACTATCCCACAGGCAGAGGCACTGAAGGTGATGCTGAACGAAAGAGGACAGGATGTTTCTGTTATGTTAGACCTTGATGTTCCTGAAGAAGAACTGGTAACTCGTCTGCTGAAGCGCGGTGAAGAGTGTGGACGTGCGGATGATAACATGGAAACTATCAAAAAACGTCTGCTGGTTTACAATACTCAGACTTCTCCGTTGAAGGAATACTATAAGAAAGAAGGCAAATACCAGTATATTAAAGGTCTTGGAACAATGGAAGGTATCTTCTCTGACATTGTTTCTGCTGTAGAAAGTTTATAA
- the obgE gene encoding GTPase ObgE — protein MAESNFVDYVKIYCRSGKGGRGSTHMRREKYIPNGGPDGGDGGRGGHIILRGNRNYWTLLHLKYERHAMAGHGESGGKQRSFGKDGADKIIEVPCGTVVYNAETGEYICDVTEHGQEVMLLKGGRGGLGNWHFKTATRQAPRFAQPGEPMQELTIIMELKLLADVGLVGFPNAGKSTLLSVVSAAKPKIANYPFTTLEPNLGIVSYREGKSFVMADIPGIIEGASEGKGLGLRFLRHIERNSLLLFMVPADADDIKKEYEILLNELSTFNPEMLDKQRVLAITKCDMLDQELMDEMEKTLPENIPHVFISSITGLGINQLKDMLWEELNKESNKIESIVHRPKDVTRLKAELQEMGEDEDFEYSYEDEEEDDEYYVDEEDWEEEE, from the coding sequence ATGGCTGAATCGAATTTTGTTGACTACGTTAAAATCTACTGCCGATCCGGCAAGGGAGGTAGAGGCTCTACGCATATGCGCAGGGAAAAATATATCCCAAATGGCGGACCAGACGGTGGCGACGGTGGTAGAGGAGGTCATATCATTTTACGTGGTAACCGGAACTACTGGACGCTGCTTCACCTGAAATACGAACGTCATGCCATGGCAGGACACGGAGAATCGGGAGGAAAACAGCGAAGCTTTGGTAAGGATGGTGCGGATAAGATAATTGAAGTACCTTGCGGAACGGTAGTATACAACGCTGAAACAGGCGAGTATATTTGTGACGTTACGGAACACGGACAGGAAGTGATGCTGCTGAAAGGCGGTCGCGGTGGATTGGGTAACTGGCATTTTAAGACTGCTACCCGTCAGGCGCCTCGTTTTGCACAACCTGGCGAACCGATGCAGGAACTCACCATCATCATGGAGCTGAAGCTTCTGGCCGATGTGGGGTTGGTAGGATTCCCCAATGCGGGAAAATCTACTTTGCTTTCCGTGGTATCGGCAGCGAAACCAAAGATTGCCAATTATCCGTTTACCACTCTTGAACCCAATCTGGGTATCGTATCCTATCGCGAAGGGAAATCTTTTGTGATGGCCGATATACCGGGCATTATCGAAGGCGCCAGTGAAGGGAAGGGGCTGGGACTCCGCTTCCTTCGTCATATTGAGCGAAACTCGCTTTTGCTGTTTATGGTTCCTGCTGATGCCGACGATATTAAAAAAGAATACGAAATCCTGCTGAATGAGCTTTCTACATTTAATCCGGAAATGCTCGACAAGCAACGTGTCCTGGCAATTACGAAATGTGATATGCTAGACCAGGAACTGATGGATGAAATGGAAAAGACACTGCCCGAAAATATTCCGCATGTGTTTATTTCGTCAATCACCGGTCTGGGCATTAATCAGTTGAAAGATATGCTTTGGGAAGAACTGAACAAAGAGAGCAACAAGATTGAATCTATTGTTCATCGTCCTAAAGATGTTACGAGATTAAAAGCAGAATTACAAGAAATGGGCGAGGATGAGGACTTTGAGTACTCCTACGAAGATGAGGAGGAGGACGATGAGTACTACGTGGATGAAGAAGATTGGGAAGAAGAAGAATGA
- the pgeF gene encoding peptidoglycan editing factor PgeF produces MTELTEDKVILGFEQFCSIPDISHFITTRQGGCSEDTFASFNCAPFSGDAPERVKRNQEVLCAKLGINQQNLVIPFQTHGTTIRAIDAFYLSLSPEEQHRRLHGVDALISDLKGMCLCVSTADCAPVLLYDSVNKAVAVVHAGWRGTVAKIVKQTLDLMEQTYNTEAKDVMAAIGPSISADAFEVGNEVYEAFQKVGFDMERIASWNEESQKYHIDLWEANRLQLMEAGVESENIEISGICTYENHNRFFSARRLGTKSGRILSGIMLNK; encoded by the coding sequence ATGACAGAACTAACAGAAGATAAAGTAATATTGGGTTTCGAGCAGTTTTGCTCGATTCCTGATATTTCTCATTTTATAACCACCCGTCAGGGAGGTTGTAGCGAAGATACCTTCGCATCGTTTAACTGTGCCCCGTTCTCGGGCGATGCTCCTGAAAGAGTGAAGCGTAATCAGGAAGTGCTGTGCGCTAAATTAGGCATTAATCAGCAAAATCTGGTTATCCCGTTTCAGACGCACGGAACTACCATACGGGCAATTGACGCTTTCTATCTGAGTCTTTCTCCGGAAGAGCAACACAGAAGGCTTCACGGGGTGGATGCATTGATATCTGACCTGAAAGGAATGTGCCTGTGTGTCTCTACTGCCGATTGTGCGCCGGTTTTGCTCTATGACAGTGTGAATAAGGCTGTAGCGGTTGTTCATGCAGGATGGAGAGGTACGGTGGCAAAAATAGTTAAGCAGACCCTGGATTTGATGGAGCAGACCTATAACACGGAAGCTAAGGATGTGATGGCCGCTATTGGCCCAAGCATTTCAGCAGATGCCTTCGAGGTAGGGAATGAGGTGTACGAGGCATTCCAGAAAGTAGGCTTTGATATGGAACGGATTGCTTCATGGAATGAGGAATCGCAGAAGTATCACATCGATTTGTGGGAAGCCAATCGTTTGCAACTGATGGAAGCGGGCGTTGAGTCCGAAAACATAGAGATTTCGGGGATCTGTACCTACGAAAATCACAATCGCTTTTTCTCTGCCCGCCGTCTGGGAACCAAATCCGGACGAATCTTGTCGGGCATCATGTTGAATAAGTAA
- a CDS encoding B3/B4 domain-containing protein: MFTLKVSEEVRKACPDYVGAAIYAKVTNSAHSEGLWKIIGEVSAQYKASHQIDEVKKNQHILATRNAYKKFGKDPNRYRPSAEALCRRILRDLPLYRIDTLVDLINLVSIQTGYSIGGFDAGKISGNELELGVGKADEPFEGIGRGILNIEGLPVIRDAVGGIGTPTSDNERTKLSVETTELLAIINGYSGREGLTEAVDYMQSLLREFAGSDGGEVVYF, encoded by the coding sequence ATGTTTACACTGAAAGTATCTGAAGAAGTCCGCAAAGCTTGTCCCGATTATGTTGGCGCGGCCATTTACGCCAAAGTAACAAATAGTGCCCATAGCGAGGGACTGTGGAAAATAATTGGTGAGGTTTCGGCCCAGTACAAAGCTTCGCACCAGATAGATGAGGTGAAAAAGAACCAACACATTCTTGCCACGCGTAATGCCTACAAGAAGTTTGGGAAAGACCCAAACCGTTATCGCCCTTCGGCAGAGGCACTCTGCAGGCGAATTCTTCGGGATTTACCGCTTTACAGGATTGATACGCTCGTAGACTTGATCAACTTGGTATCGATTCAAACCGGATACTCCATCGGAGGTTTTGATGCAGGAAAGATTTCGGGCAACGAACTTGAACTCGGAGTAGGAAAGGCGGACGAACCGTTTGAAGGCATCGGTCGTGGAATTCTGAATATTGAGGGATTACCGGTAATTAGGGATGCTGTGGGAGGTATAGGTACTCCAACCAGTGACAATGAACGCACCAAGCTTTCTGTTGAAACTACCGAACTGCTGGCAATCATCAACGGATACAGCGGACGCGAGGGACTAACCGAAGCGGTAGATTATATGCAATCACTGCTCCGCGAATTCGCAGGTTCCGACGGTGGTGAAGTGGTCTATTTTTGA
- a CDS encoding SIMPL domain-containing protein, which yields MKNLVKEAVLIALGLFLLGICIKKGINDFKDKDRVVSVKGLAEIEVPANKVTWPLMFKDLGDDLPSLYTNINAKNNAIVNFLKSKGISEKEITIAAPEIIDMEAERYASNPRPPFRYNVTSVITVTSDKVDKIRGMMREQSELLKQGIALTGGDYRYNVTYDFTKLNDVKPQMIENATKNARLAAEKFAKDSDSKLGKIKRANQGQFSIDNRDANTPYIKSIRVVTTVDYYLED from the coding sequence ATGAAAAACTTAGTAAAAGAGGCAGTGCTCATCGCACTTGGACTATTTCTTTTGGGAATTTGTATTAAGAAAGGAATCAATGACTTTAAGGATAAAGACCGGGTGGTTTCGGTAAAAGGACTGGCTGAAATCGAAGTCCCCGCAAATAAAGTAACTTGGCCGCTTATGTTTAAAGATTTGGGCGACGACCTGCCGTCTCTCTATACTAATATAAATGCCAAAAACAATGCTATTGTAAACTTCCTGAAGTCGAAAGGTATTTCTGAGAAGGAGATTACCATTGCAGCCCCCGAAATTATTGATATGGAAGCTGAAAGATATGCCAGCAATCCACGTCCGCCATTTCGTTACAACGTGACTTCGGTTATTACTGTTACCTCTGATAAGGTGGATAAGATTCGCGGAATGATGAGAGAGCAGAGCGAACTGCTGAAACAAGGCATTGCTCTTACTGGCGGTGACTATCGGTATAATGTAACCTACGACTTCACGAAGCTGAACGATGTAAAACCGCAGATGATTGAAAATGCCACAAAAAATGCACGCTTGGCTGCCGAAAAGTTTGCAAAAGATTCGGATAGCAAGCTCGGAAAGATAAAGAGAGCCAACCAGGGACAGTTTTCCATCGATAACCGCGATGCCAATACTCCTTATATTAAAAGCATCAGGGTGGTAACCACCGTTGACTATTATCTGGAAGATTAA
- a CDS encoding sodium-translocating pyrophosphatase — protein MNKLMKFFFLTSALFGFSLNMQASEADLAIPDLHQGTYHIFGSAVSSWDFLFYGAMIIVGTLGFSLVLFHQIKKLKAHDSMLKVAETIYATCRTYLLQQGKFLLMLFAIVGAILCIYFFGLLGKPVHVVGEVLLFSVIGMLGSYSVAWYGIRVNTYANARTAFASLRGKPLDVVNIPLKAGMSVGLFLISLELVMMVIILLFVPRDRVGICFLGFAIGESLGASALRIAGGIFTKIADIGSDLMKVIFKVKEDDPRNPGVIADCTGDNAGDSVGPTADGFETYGVTGVALITFITLAIKDPQVQAKLIVWIFGMRFLMDFLSGCSFFINQAISKRLYSKKKFFNFENPLMRLIWIAATLCISVSFFMSHLLLSDLPNPTLWWKLAVIISCGTLAAVLIPEFTKMFTSSKSNHVQEIVTASREGGASLNILSGIVTGYLSAFWTGMLIVALMTIAYFTSETGLVEILGEHATIFAFGLVAFGFLCMGPVTIAVDSYGPVTDNAQSVFELSQIEQIPNVSQSIEKEFGFKPDFEVGKHFLEANDSAGNTFKATAKPVLIGTAVVGATTMIFSIILLLDKVGMLKLSLTDAQVILGLICGGAVIFWFSGASMQAVTTGAYRAVEFIKKNFDMNKKEADIEDSKAVVKICTQYAQKGMWNIFIALISLTLSFAFMSPNFFVAYLISIAVFGLFQAIFMANAGGSWDNAKKVVEVDLKEKNTLLHEAVVVGDTVGDPFKDTSSVSLNPIIKFSTLFGLLATEICIEMKMNPAMDYSMYIAIPFLIIGLIFVLRTFYSMRIPVEKLAEEESSEVQYKENLDEVNKDKDTDEFVSEDSDILVKETVPVDKKM, from the coding sequence ATGAATAAACTCATGAAATTTTTCTTTCTTACGAGTGCACTATTCGGATTTAGTTTAAACATGCAGGCTAGTGAAGCTGATCTGGCTATACCTGACCTGCATCAAGGAACTTATCACATTTTCGGTAGTGCTGTCTCATCCTGGGATTTTCTTTTTTATGGTGCTATGATTATTGTTGGAACACTGGGATTCAGTTTGGTACTGTTTCATCAGATTAAGAAACTCAAAGCACACGATTCGATGCTGAAGGTTGCAGAAACCATTTATGCTACGTGTCGTACCTATCTGTTACAGCAAGGTAAATTCCTGCTGATGCTTTTTGCTATTGTAGGCGCTATTCTTTGCATCTATTTCTTCGGACTTCTTGGAAAACCGGTTCATGTAGTGGGCGAAGTATTACTGTTCTCTGTTATCGGTATGCTGGGTTCCTACAGCGTGGCTTGGTACGGAATTCGTGTGAACACTTATGCTAATGCGCGTACAGCTTTTGCTTCTTTGCGAGGTAAACCGCTGGATGTGGTCAATATTCCATTAAAAGCAGGTATGAGTGTGGGGCTTTTCCTTATCTCTCTGGAACTTGTGATGATGGTTATCATCTTGTTGTTTGTTCCGCGCGACCGCGTGGGCATCTGCTTCCTAGGATTTGCAATCGGTGAATCGCTTGGTGCAAGTGCACTGCGTATTGCCGGTGGTATCTTTACCAAAATTGCCGATATCGGTTCCGATTTGATGAAGGTTATCTTCAAGGTAAAAGAGGACGATCCACGTAACCCGGGTGTGATTGCCGACTGTACCGGCGATAATGCAGGTGACAGTGTAGGCCCTACAGCCGATGGTTTTGAAACATACGGTGTAACAGGTGTGGCATTGATTACCTTTATTACATTGGCAATAAAAGACCCACAGGTACAGGCTAAGCTGATTGTGTGGATCTTTGGTATGCGTTTCTTGATGGACTTCCTCTCCGGTTGCTCTTTCTTTATTAATCAGGCAATCTCCAAAAGACTCTATTCAAAAAAGAAATTCTTTAATTTCGAGAATCCGCTGATGCGTCTAATTTGGATTGCTGCAACGCTATGTATTTCTGTTAGCTTCTTTATGAGTCACCTGCTGTTGTCCGACCTGCCAAATCCAACTCTTTGGTGGAAACTGGCTGTGATTATCAGTTGTGGTACGCTTGCTGCTGTGCTTATTCCCGAATTTACAAAGATGTTTACCAGTTCCAAGTCAAATCATGTACAGGAAATTGTGACCGCTTCACGCGAAGGCGGAGCGTCTTTGAATATCCTTTCGGGCATTGTGACTGGTTATCTCAGTGCATTCTGGACAGGTATGCTCATTGTTGCACTGATGACCATTGCATATTTCACTTCAGAAACCGGACTTGTTGAAATCTTGGGAGAACATGCCACCATCTTTGCATTTGGATTAGTAGCCTTTGGTTTCTTATGTATGGGACCTGTTACCATTGCTGTTGACAGTTACGGCCCAGTTACAGATAATGCCCAGTCTGTATTTGAACTTTCACAGATTGAACAGATTCCGAATGTCAGCCAGTCAATTGAGAAAGAATTTGGATTTAAACCAGATTTCGAGGTAGGTAAACATTTCCTTGAAGCAAACGATTCCGCTGGAAATACATTTAAAGCCACAGCCAAGCCGGTATTGATTGGTACTGCGGTGGTAGGAGCTACAACCATGATTTTCTCTATTATTCTGTTGCTAGACAAGGTGGGAATGCTTAAACTTTCTCTTACCGATGCACAGGTTATTCTTGGTTTGATTTGTGGTGGTGCAGTTATTTTCTGGTTCAGCGGAGCTTCCATGCAGGCGGTAACCACAGGAGCTTACCGGGCTGTGGAATTCATCAAAAAGAACTTTGATATGAACAAGAAGGAAGCAGATATAGAAGACTCAAAGGCGGTAGTGAAGATTTGTACACAATATGCTCAGAAAGGAATGTGGAATATCTTTATTGCATTGATTTCACTGACCCTCTCCTTTGCCTTTATGAGTCCGAACTTCTTTGTGGCTTACCTGATTTCGATTGCCGTTTTCGGACTGTTCCAGGCTATCTTTATGGCCAATGCAGGTGGAAGTTGGGATAATGCAAAGAAAGTAGTTGAGGTGGATTTAAAAGAGAAAAACACACTTTTACATGAAGCAGTTGTTGTGGGCGATACTGTGGGTGACCCGTTCAAAGATACATCGTCTGTATCACTAAATCCAATTATTAAGTTCTCTACTCTGTTTGGATTGCTGGCAACAGAAATTTGCATTGAGATGAAGATGAATCCGGCAATGGACTATTCTATGTACATTGCAATTCCGTTCCTGATTATAGGTTTGATCTTTGTATTGCGTACTTTCTATAGCATGAGAATACCAGTTGAAAAATTAGCAGAGGAAGAAAGCAGCGAGGTTCAATACAAGGAGAATCTTGACGAAGTAAATAAAGACAAAGATACTGACGAATTTGTTTCAGAGGACTCAGATATTCTTGTAAAGGAAACGGTTCCTGTAGATAAGAAAATGTAA